The DNA sequence aatattagaTTATAAGAAAGTtgtgacaaaaaaaatgaaataactaGCCAAATATATTGCGGCGTAGGAggttagataaataaataaaaaaattaaattaaatatttaaaaaaaaacagatcAAAAAAGGGGAGATACGAAATAAGTGctctcatttaatatatacgaGTATATGTGGTACACCCACATGTGTGtgcacaattaatttaattatttttaaaaattattattattttaaaaatatattacttaaattaatgtaatactaaaaaatacaaaattatcacaTTACATTTATTTCAGAGTGCCTTCATGGTGGGGGGCTTCTTTGGAATAGATTCACGAGCTGTATCTCATGCTATCGGGCGAGGAGAGttgtatttatgtattttttaattttttaaacaatcaCAGtacatttaaattcatttaatagaaatttaatttgaacttGTCACTacgaaaacaaagaaaaaaaactctggcaatttttttcaaaatatcaatacgtaaaaaaaattaataatatataaaaaaaatataagcaattTTTTAGATGGTGAGTAAATCTAGTCGTCAATGAGGTCTAACTCAGTAGCGAAGCTGAGGCCCCATGATCTAAGAGGTCATGAGTTCGAATCCCACCAACGCGTGGAATGTTGCTCTACTACATAATaggtattatttttctactgTGATGATACTTGATCATGCTTCAGGATACGAATgttgtatttgtatttgttaGATCTGGATATTCgacatgaataattataatcgatttatttcaaataataatagttcattccTTTCaccttaaaagaaaaaaaagtaaatccaTTCGATTGATTtaccaaaagtttataaattcaatgattttaagttaattgaataatatgcattttatagtattaaattttacCCGTACTTTATATCTATTCCCACGAGTATTTTAGGATCTAGACTCTACCTAAGTCCAACATACTTATTTCAACGGTTATGCGCAAGTTTTGGGtctaatacaaaaatatttggttcGAATTCGAATTTGCTATTATAATAGGTTCAAATTTGAGTATTGCTTGCCCATTAATATGTTAAGGTAATTagatgaataataattacaataaaattaaaaattataatttttttatcaaaatataattgaaaacttAATCccaaaagtaattattaaaaattaggcATTTATACACCTTTTCCAGGAAAATGAGTCAATATTGAAAGCTTATTTCAAGTTTGGTGAGTCAACAACGAAATAAATTCAGGAACATGTTACTTGTGTTATATGTcgggattaattatatttgaacacctataaaataatataattatattttaacctcctcaaactttaaaaaatttattttctaacaaattacatttttaatttgaagaataataaatatttcttaaatcaaattatgtgacattattcatatgaattataaaaaagttggGAGAGTTAATTCTTGCTAATGGATCAATTCATATGATTTTGAATCTAATTGTCATAACCACTCAATAGTTATTATAGTGTATAAAagatatacaaataattaattattcaaacataaatattattatattatattttaaatcataatttttaatatatgtaaaataggtgaataagaaaattggaaactcaaatttccaaaatttagaaaaaaaattatttatttatattaactatGTTTAGGTTTGGGTCTTTGCCCCAAACCCACTTTGGACCCGCTCCTAGACCTCGacatatttacaaatattaacCTCGAATCCATCCTAAAACACATTTAATTGGACCCAAACTTGCCCCGTTGGAGCAGCACCAAGTTGGAACCCTGATTTACCTGAACCATCGTGATGCATAGGGAGGTCTCAACCTCTGATGTTCTGATACTTAAGTCAATTTTAGTACGAGATCAAAGAGTTAGAGTGACTTAATCCTAGGTCGTTAGAAGTATTTTTAAGGATCATATATCAAAACTTGTATGAACCAACATGTCGAAATATTCCCCCTCCTAATGTCCTAATACAACGAATGTAGTACCAATTTGTGAATCGTATTAATTCGAGTACAACTCGATCTAATAGAAAAGGATGCGGATCTTAATcctattttgaaatttttgggtcCTAAGGagatatttttatccttttaataatttcccaccaatcatatatatgatttattatctgtttattatattaataccgACTAGCCGCCACCCAAATGTTGCTTGTGTTCAACTCTTTCTGTACTTTTCTtcacaagaaaacaaatgcTTGAAAGACAAATAgaattgaaaatacaaatttacagtaacttatatttttacatacagtagaaatatattaaatagtagccattaatagaaaattacaacgatttaaaaataaaaataaaaagtaaaaaaaatatattgaagtttgaatgtttgataaaatagtttaatatttataatttgccaataaattataaatgcttggcacataattatttataatttttgacttaaacaacttaatttaaatcatctataattaaaaattagttacaaaTTGAAACACTCgtttcaacttattttcaagaacgtctatttattcaaaaaaaaaaatattttcaagaattaagtTATAAATGTTTTTCTTAAACGATTGCAAATGCCCATATGATAcattttaaacattttatgTGGAAAAGATGggatcaatattttataaacggTGTAGAATATTTTGACATTATCTTCAGCATATTTTCTCAGTCAAATTACAGTTCAAAATCCACTGTTGatgtatttgttttgttttattgtgGGGGTGTGAGATTGTCTTGggaaaatatatgaatggtGAGTGCAGAATTGATgttaacatataatatatatatatatatatacagggtgaatagcaatttactccctatgatattgaaaataatcacGTTGCTCCCTTATGTAAAAagtatagcaatttattttcttatattttttaaaattaagcaatttacctccttatatagggaagtaaattgctttattttaaaaattatagggaggtaaattgttgtattttaaaaaatatagggaggtaaatcgctatttatttttacataaggaagtaatttgttcatttgcgaTATTACAAGGgaattgcttgtattttttcctatatatatagtggaGGATAGAATGAGGacaatataataaagtaaaataataattggcACAAGTTCACAAGTAGGGAGACTCAATAGTCAACACtaaacaaaaagtttaatgattatagattattttatttataagatgttttacgtaagaaacaaaatataatgattataaatgatttgatatatatatatatattgacaatAGTAAAATTTGTTTGCATATTCAATTGTGTTTAAatcttatttgaaaatgtaaaattttcacttttttctgaattttgagattatacttatacccttccgaaaatttattgtttgttaggatttgaatgaaaaatattgagattaaaaataaaaactgcataaatttcatattttacccccatttaatatttttatgtaataattttatacttatgaagaaaaaatataatgatgttataCATTGCAAAAATGTATATGATtgttaaatgaggggtaagattaaaaaattatgtaattttttacttacGTTAGTATTTCTATTCAAATCCTAACGGCAATGGCGGAGCTAGAAAAACAGTTTAAccttatcataatttaattagttacttTTAAATTCGTCAAACgtcaaaaaaaatgatgataagATAAATTTGATGACATAAAAAAGTGAATGACAATTTTCATACTGTCactagctatatatatatatatttagttataataatttttattctgtctcaattataaattttataatttctatagTGATTATAATCTTTTAGAACTCATTtgttattagtaaaaattagtaacaaaaaataGTACTTAGCATTGTTACTATAgacaattaaatacatatataacgATGACTTAGTAACAATAACGATTAATttgtcattatattttattgttatttagtTGTCAATATAGAtgtatcactaattatttatagtaataacttcatacacaataattatgtaatgataaaattaaaattattgtcacttaatatatttctttagcgttaattttaaaattattacttatattttgttaCTAGTATTCTATTTCTCTTTAATGAGGAATAAATTTGtacaataataattgcaaattaaatgctatatataatagtactataattagtaaaaattatagaaaataggaattttttttggtttgggGGGGAGGggttaatttaatatataaaatttgagaatCGAGCCCTATCGGCCTTTAGGGCTTGACACGGGTTGGCTTCACCCCTGCCTAGAAAGGGTTCATATTTAAATCgagaattttcataaagagtgtaagtgtaatttcaaaatttatttgagaaaaagtgtagttaaatattttcaaatgagatttaaatataattaaatttatttatttatttggatgaaaaaaattattattacaaccAAACACTACCTTGACTTGATTGAATGGAATGAGATGAAACATATGTGACTTGAGAGTTGAAGCTGAGGAATTTTTGTGAGGACTTGTCTGGTTTCTGAAAAGAAGCATCTGACCCCTCTCCGTGTTGCTGTGTTCTTCACttgtataatttgaaaatgatttttatattttgatgtgATATTGTTAATTGACGCTCATTTACTAACTATATGAGCTCAAATATTCAATTAGtacttaattttgttttttcccaGTGTCAGTATACCTTATTGATTCGGTTCGATTCTACACAACCTTGATCAACGACCGCGATCTAAGCCACGTCACTTTCTCAGATCTGAGATAAGGCTTGAGGATAAAACAAGAAAGTTAAGCTAGTCGAGTTCATTCCCGACGACGACACTCCGATGCTTAAATTAAGTGGTGATCGAATGAAAATAATACGATCTCAATATGCGACTTAAGTTAGTAGTTGTGAAATTACCTCCTCTCAGTATAGCATGGGGTATTTGTAGGACTTATACGGGTCCCACTACCTGACACGTGTCATTTTCCAGACCATCCATGCATTGACTAAGCATTGTCTTGCGGTTCCACCTGTCTGGTTTAGTATATGGGTTGGATCCGAACAACTTGACCCGGCTGCTAGCTCCATGACCCGAAGTGACCAACGACCTCCTCTACAACTTCTGATGAAATGTCCATCTTGCCcttaataaaagattttctttCTGTATTTTGGCAATAAGATCCTTATCACTTATTCTTTTGCTTGTTGGGGAGAGAAAACAAAGCCAAGTATTAGCTTTATATTTCTATTCTTAAAATtaggtaaaatataatatacaattgAAAACATGAAGCACAATCGAAAATTGCCCGTCTGGAGGAACAAGGTGGAAGGGGGTTAAATGATGcttcttcaaaatattaaggtatttttttatttattttttttaatttagaaagttTTGTGCCTGTTTTATTTTCCACAAGGAGCAGCTTGGATTTTTTCCTTCACAAGAAGAGCACCTTTTTCGTATATCCCcctttttctctgtttttttagtatttaattttatttatttatttattaatttaacttcgagaaaaatatcatttttgatctcataatTCACATCCTGTTCACTTTTGGTTCCAGTGATCATAGGAATCTCAACTTaaagatataatattatatttgttgtgaaAACAGTgtgatttgtgtttataatcatatttcagaataattttatatataaaatatcattatataagTTATCACAGTTACATATAATATGGAAATGAacgaaataaaattagaaattagaaaagctCCACTGATGGAGAGTCACGACACTTGTCGCTGACCTAAAGCCATGATTGCCTCCTCATGTGCAGGTTTTAACGGTTAACCATGACTCCAAGATAAAACCCCATTAGCTCTCAGTAGTATGTCATCCCATGTGCACGACCACGAGGAGACTAGAAACTAATCCACAGTCACGTTGCAAAAACTCTAGAAATACTTGTgggagtataaaatatttctcaacTCATAAGCTATATAAAATCTAATGGCTCTTTAAATAGTTGTAAAAATTTGAccgttataaaatattaagtggtctaattaaaactcataatattataataaatctaattataaataggtcacataaatatataaaatataactgtcaaatacttattaaaccttataaaatcacaattaaattattataataatggggccataaatctcaaataagtatcaaattaaactggcacattaacatcaaataaaatgttagaaataatttgacaatgtagaaaaatttaaagctTATTTCCAACAATCCCCCACAAGATTTaagatttttgaaattaaaatatgaaataaaatagttggCAACTTATACCGTGCAATCATTGCATGTGTCTTTCAGGCTTAAACATACACTTagtgttgaaaattttatttgaaaaactgTAACCGGACCTCTACTTCGACAAAAGTATCAATAAACGCATACTTATTCATCGGGTTCAAAAAAGTTGCATATCCCGATCCTTCTTAATTGTCAATACCGTCTCCCTCCTTTGTCCAagttaaatgttatatatttaaaaaaatatatgtaactTAAAATCATTCCTATCAAATACAAGTtcttcaaacaaaattattctaattCAACAAATCTAGTACTACGAGAAATTTGCATAAATTCGAACGAAGAACGATCATAACTTACAGAACCATTTGTATTAATATGTTGacctccaaaatatataacaatatcaacaGTGTTTTGCTCTATCATATCttcacaacaaaataaaatacacatcaaaattaaaattttcaatattattataataagaatattcaaatgaacaaataatagaaaattttattaaataacttaCTATAAAcctttttaatcataaatattcAACTTGGAGCAACTGGAGAATAATGCATTTATTAGGGGCACAAGGAATGTAAACAGAGATGCCTTGAGTGTGTTATTACTGAAACACAAACTCAACGAGAATGAAGTCCGAAGTTTATAGGCAAAAAAACCGCAATAAAAAATCACGGTGCTGTtcaataccaaaaaaaaattattgggtTGAGGCACCACTATAACTACCAATAGTGCCACAAAAAAAGGTGCGGTAGCACAACTGTTACAGGTAGCAGTGCTGCAGCAAAAGCAGCCTACATCAGTAGGCTGCTTTTTGATCGATTTTTTTCACTTAGAATTGCGTTCTTTGATCGCGAATttgtcaattctttttttctttttatccaaattGGCACCATGATATGATGTTGTGGTgccataaatttttatttttatttttttaaaaagttggcAATGCTGCCTATATCTCTACTACCCTCAAAACAACaccaattttgtaattttttttggcattattaaaataattttgccgagtgatcattttttttcctagtgTATCTTGTTACTTATTTTTCCTCACGTTAACTCTTTCCTCATTTCGATATATAGACCTCACATTATCAAGGCCCCTCGCTCTTGCTTTACACGAGCTTGTccaaattagtaatttaaaaatgccCATGTGCACCAGGAAAAGCTCAGTTGCAGAGCCGTCAGCCACACATTCGTCCTCTCTGCAAATCCTCAGTATTAATCAACGACCATTCCCCATTTCCACTGTCATCCAACATTCTTCCTTGACAAGTTCCCGCCGCCAGTATCCGCCGGAGTAttagatttttcaatttgagaaaCGGCCGGAGGTGTTGGAGATGGGCACAAACACTGAACTGCCGCCGCACGTCCTCATCTTCCCTTTACCGATGCAGGGTCACATCAACTCCATGCTGAAGCTGGCGGAGCTCTTCTGCCTCTCCAACCTCCATGTCACCATGCTCCTCTCCGAGTACACCCATGGCCGCCTCCGCCGCCATGCCAACATCGAGTCCCGCTTCTCCCGCTACCCTGGTTTCCGCGTTGCCACCATCCCCGACGGCCTCCCGGAAGACCATCCCCGTGTCGGCGAGCGGACCATGGAGATTGTCATGAGCCTTTTGAAAGTAGGTGGAGCTGAGTTCCGCAAACTGATGGAGACCACTGATGCCCTGAGCGATGGCGGAGCTAGGCGGCGCGTCACCTGCCTCATCATGGATGGGGTGTTGAGTTTTGCTGTTCCGGTGGCTGAAGAAATGGGGATTCCCTTCATTTATTTCAGGACCGTCGGAGCTTGCTCCTTCTGGGCTAATTTCTGTTTCAAAGACGTCATCGAAGCTGGAGAGGCCCCCCTGAAAggtaatttttcctattccCACTGGTTCTTCTCTTTATTGTTTTGTTCAAGTTCATAGCCCTTTCTATATCTGATTGAGTAGGTAAAGATGAGGGCAAACACGAATActggaagaaagaagaattgGACTTAATGGTAACAAGTGTGCCGGGAATGGAGGGCTATCTTCGGCGACGCGATCTTCCAGCGTTTTGCCGAGTAAACGATGTTAATGACCCTGGATTTCAGACCATCATAAGGGAGACTAGACGAACAGCTCTCTCCAGGGGACTCATTCTCAATTCATTTGAAGATCTGGAAGGCCCAATTCTTGATCAAATCCGTAAACCAATTCCCAATTTGTATTCAATTGGTCCTCTACACACTCATCTAAAGGCCCGATTAGAGTCCCAAAAGAGTGAAGAATCATCGCTGCCTTCAAGCAGCTTCTATGAGGAAGATCGCAGCTCTATGTCCTGGCTCGACTCCCAGCCGCCCAAATCTGTGTTGTATGTGAGCTTTGGAAGTGTCACGCTGTTAACAAGGGACGAGCTGTTGGAGTTTTGGTATGGACTGGTGAACAGTGGGCACAAGTTCCTGTGGGTCATGAGGCCGGATTCCATCGTAGGAGACAATAAAGACAATCCAATTCCGGCGGAGTTGGAGGAAGCCACGAAAGAAAGAGGGTATTTGGTGGGATGGGTGCCGCAAAATGAGGTCTTGGCCCATCCGTCGGTGGGTGCATTTTTCACGCACAGCGGATGGAATTCGACTCTCGAAGGTATTGCAGCAGTAATGCCGATGATCTGCTGGCCTTATTTTGCCGATCAGACAATAAATAGCCGGTTCGTTAGCGAGGTCTGGAAAGTGGGATTGGACATGAAGGATAGTTGTGACAGGGTGATTGTTGAGAAGACGGTTAGGGATATAATGGAGGTGAGGAGGGATGAGTTCTTGGAGAGGGCTCTGCATATGGCGGAATTGGCAAAGAAGTCTATCAGTGAAGGAGGAACTTCCTACACAAATTTGAATAGGTTGATTGAGTTTATAAGGTCTTCGGTTTAGTGGGTTTGACTGAGAAATTTTATCATACATTCGGTGCTCTaaattctctcttttctcagaaaaaatatcatttttttggtGTCGTTAGTGTGACTGTGTTGCCTCATTTGTGGTGCACATATCAacttttcttatatttaatttatcaatgtaagtttaaaaattatcgtaaaatacagtaaaatctttataaattaatactctataaattaataaatttcttaaaataataaaatcttttggTCCGGACTTGggccttttataaaaaatcatcaaattcgataagataataagataataatttttcgaaaaattcctttatagatattaggtcccattaaaactctaaattaataattcataaatattataattataaatattattgtaatttgctaaaatatgaagtctgtaatgctttacacatttgatcattcatggatgattttgtgatgccttttagatgagaagacatggttgggtgttatgaattattttatttcatattgagatttatatagtatatttttcattcatcatgcatgaatttatttaattggctataatagttatttaatagttatttaagtgcaacgaattaatgtaaatatgtatatttaagtaattacaatgaattgatacatgcgtctatgaatataatagttaattgtatacaat is a window from the Sesamum indicum cultivar Zhongzhi No. 13 linkage group LG15, S_indicum_v1.0, whole genome shotgun sequence genome containing:
- the LOC105178300 gene encoding 7-deoxyloganetic acid glucosyltransferase-like — its product is MGTNTELPPHVLIFPLPMQGHINSMLKLAELFCLSNLHVTMLLSEYTHGRLRRHANIESRFSRYPGFRVATIPDGLPEDHPRVGERTMEIVMSLLKVGGAEFRKLMETTDALSDGGARRRVTCLIMDGVLSFAVPVAEEMGIPFIYFRTVGACSFWANFCFKDVIEAGEAPLKGKDEGKHEYWKKEELDLMVTSVPGMEGYLRRRDLPAFCRVNDVNDPGFQTIIRETRRTALSRGLILNSFEDLEGPILDQIRKPIPNLYSIGPLHTHLKARLESQKSEESSLPSSSFYEEDRSSMSWLDSQPPKSVLYVSFGSVTLLTRDELLEFWYGLVNSGHKFLWVMRPDSIVGDNKDNPIPAELEEATKERGYLVGWVPQNEVLAHPSVGAFFTHSGWNSTLEGIAAVMPMICWPYFADQTINSRFVSEVWKVGLDMKDSCDRVIVEKTVRDIMEVRRDEFLERALHMAELAKKSISEGGTSYTNLNRLIEFIRSSV